A window of Synechococcus sp. MEDNS5 contains these coding sequences:
- a CDS encoding secondary thiamine-phosphate synthase enzyme YjbQ produces the protein MALDQALSRLELQTKGSGFNRIDGSLNDWIRSTQMQRGVVHLTCLHTSCSLTINENADPRVLLDLAAWMDAIVPQDGSGPLGANGQRRRYLHDDEGNDDMPAHIRTALTHQTLSLSVEKGQLLLGTWQAVYLWEHRSAPHRRTIACHLIGETRATARAVADTSTNLQRRNGTKLNELVQAKHIPEAWAEDGGVDTEVDLLVDRLHDIADEPQ, from the coding sequence ATGGCGCTGGATCAAGCGCTCAGCCGACTGGAACTACAGACCAAGGGTTCGGGCTTCAACCGAATCGATGGTTCCCTGAACGATTGGATCCGCAGCACCCAGATGCAACGCGGCGTTGTGCATCTCACCTGTCTGCACACCAGTTGCAGCCTCACCATCAATGAAAACGCCGACCCGCGGGTGCTACTGGATCTGGCGGCCTGGATGGACGCGATCGTTCCGCAGGATGGCTCTGGCCCACTTGGAGCCAACGGCCAGCGTCGGCGTTACTTGCATGACGACGAAGGCAACGACGACATGCCGGCCCACATCCGCACTGCGCTCACCCATCAAACCCTGAGCCTGAGTGTGGAGAAGGGCCAACTGCTCCTCGGAACCTGGCAGGCCGTGTATCTCTGGGAGCACCGCTCGGCACCGCATAGGCGCACGATTGCCTGCCATCTGATCGGTGAAACACGAGCAACCGCGAGAGCCGTTGCCGACACCAGCACCAACCTGCAACGCCGCAACGGCACAAAACTGAATGAATTGGTGCAGGCCAAACACATTCCTGAAGCCTGGGCCGAAGACGGCGGCGTGGACACCGAGGTGGATCTGTTAGTCGACCGCCTGCATGACATCGCCGACGAGCCGCAATGA
- a CDS encoding MFS transporter, producing the protein MTTTKPEASTTRILLAGLIGNVMEWYDFAVYGYFATVIGREFFPSSDPASSLIGAFGAFAAGFLVRPLGGVVFGRIGDLFGRRRALSLSVMAMAIPTVLMGLLPTHEQIGVAAPIAVVLLRMIQGLSVGGEYTSSIIFLSEQAPQRQRGFYAIWGLWGSVLGMLLGSGFGDLLAHTLTPDQLGSWGWRLPFLLGALVAFAGIVIRQGIGAEVIEPQVQAPVRETFGRYRLQVLRVMALNIASSVGYYAAFVYAVSYLEDIDKLSDATALSLNTGVLGVLLLLYPIAAWLSDRIGRKPMLISGSALMCFGALSFFDLMHSGDPQLVLRGELGLTVAVALLAGGKNPANVELMPAAVRCTGLAVAFNLAEGYFGGTTPLIATWLISRTGNPLLPGAWVALAGLITLITAVFFTRETAFRPLEGTR; encoded by the coding sequence ATGACCACAACAAAACCTGAAGCCAGCACCACAAGGATTCTGCTGGCTGGCCTGATCGGCAACGTGATGGAGTGGTACGACTTCGCGGTGTATGGCTACTTCGCCACGGTGATCGGCCGTGAGTTCTTTCCATCCAGCGACCCTGCCAGCTCACTGATCGGAGCCTTCGGCGCGTTTGCCGCAGGCTTTCTGGTGCGGCCCCTGGGCGGAGTGGTGTTCGGCCGCATCGGCGACCTGTTCGGTCGCCGGCGCGCCCTCAGCCTCTCGGTGATGGCGATGGCGATCCCAACAGTGCTGATGGGATTGCTGCCGACCCATGAACAGATCGGTGTGGCGGCGCCGATCGCCGTGGTTCTGCTGCGGATGATCCAGGGGCTGTCCGTTGGCGGCGAATACACCAGCTCGATCATCTTTCTGAGCGAACAGGCCCCCCAGCGCCAGCGGGGGTTCTACGCGATCTGGGGCCTGTGGGGGTCCGTGCTGGGCATGCTGCTGGGATCAGGCTTCGGGGATTTACTCGCCCACACCCTCACGCCCGATCAGTTGGGCAGCTGGGGTTGGCGCCTGCCCTTCCTGCTGGGGGCACTCGTAGCCTTCGCAGGCATTGTGATTCGCCAAGGGATCGGTGCCGAGGTGATCGAACCTCAGGTGCAGGCACCGGTGCGGGAGACATTCGGACGGTACCGATTGCAGGTGTTGCGGGTGATGGCCCTGAACATCGCCAGCAGCGTGGGCTACTACGCCGCCTTTGTGTATGCCGTGAGCTATCTGGAAGACATCGACAAACTCAGCGATGCAACGGCACTGAGCCTCAATACCGGCGTTCTTGGCGTCCTGCTTCTGCTGTACCCGATCGCAGCCTGGCTGTCGGATCGCATCGGACGCAAACCGATGTTGATCAGCGGGTCTGCCTTGATGTGTTTCGGTGCGCTGTCGTTTTTTGATCTGATGCACAGCGGTGACCCGCAGCTGGTGCTGCGCGGAGAACTCGGCCTCACCGTTGCTGTTGCCCTGCTCGCTGGAGGCAAGAATCCGGCCAATGTGGAGCTGATGCCCGCAGCCGTGCGCTGCACCGGTCTGGCGGTGGCCTTCAATCTCGCCGAGGGCTATTTCGGAGGGACCACACCTTTGATTGCCACTTGGTTGATCAGCCGCACCGGCAATCCCCTGCTGCCTGGCGCCTGGGTGGCTCTGGCAGGGCTGATCACCTTGATCACGGCCGTTTTCTTCACCCGTGAAACAGCATTCCGGCCGCTGGAGGGGACACGCTGA
- a CDS encoding site-specific integrase, translating into MPTRRKGEEWADSVRAQLKAEVGLGWTIANHVQRGIATGRTKLTHRNSDGQRSSVMLDIPFQKANSRKLLNRVAAIAEQMNQTPTLSLAEATNANADLIENNTSSSPAIGWSAIKTKFLKTKAGLRSNTLKDLTLRIDRTIKALESKPIPRSGVSALERYKELFFLGPNGEESGPNAQLQVGGLGRKRNLGDAAAFLNFAVDRCGLPPRYRPPDAKRIRELVGQPAQHHQARLTPALLPEQFTALLDALQEAGKNDLYLAVGLVGYLGLRPAELAVLSVDKGVAQVSCIKRNANTMDKQQPPRVVAPLEIDGRGNEGERLLAAYADGTMRLPKALRNQIKRVIDPKHPNPTNTFQVVGAEFAQQLNRFCYWKGLVEAQPELSPYALRHGFAWRATFGANRMAVRAAAKLLGHDVATHHRHYGGWINQEETLKEVERFNNQINH; encoded by the coding sequence ATGCCAACTAGGCGCAAAGGGGAGGAATGGGCCGATTCAGTGCGGGCTCAGCTCAAGGCGGAAGTGGGCTTGGGATGGACCATCGCCAACCATGTGCAAAGGGGTATCGCCACCGGACGCACCAAACTCACGCACCGAAACTCAGATGGGCAGCGCAGCAGCGTGATGCTCGACATCCCCTTTCAAAAAGCCAATAGCCGCAAGTTGCTCAATCGAGTGGCGGCGATTGCTGAGCAAATGAACCAAACCCCAACACTGTCGTTAGCAGAGGCTACAAATGCCAATGCTGATCTGATCGAGAACAACACTTCCTCAAGCCCGGCAATCGGGTGGTCGGCAATCAAAACCAAATTCCTCAAAACCAAAGCAGGGCTGAGAAGCAACACCCTCAAAGACCTGACCTTGAGGATCGATCGCACCATCAAAGCTTTGGAATCCAAACCAATCCCCAGGTCCGGGGTGTCAGCGCTTGAGCGCTACAAGGAGCTGTTCTTCCTAGGTCCGAATGGGGAAGAGAGCGGCCCAAACGCGCAACTACAAGTGGGCGGTCTTGGTCGCAAACGCAACCTGGGAGATGCAGCGGCGTTTCTCAATTTCGCGGTTGATCGCTGCGGTCTCCCGCCTCGCTACCGGCCACCCGACGCCAAGCGCATCCGAGAACTCGTTGGACAACCAGCCCAACACCACCAAGCGAGACTTACCCCGGCACTGCTTCCCGAGCAATTCACAGCTCTACTGGACGCCCTGCAAGAAGCTGGCAAAAACGATCTTTACCTTGCTGTCGGCTTAGTTGGCTATCTGGGCTTGAGGCCAGCAGAACTCGCAGTTTTGAGCGTGGACAAGGGCGTCGCCCAAGTGAGTTGCATCAAGCGCAACGCCAACACGATGGACAAACAACAACCTCCCAGGGTGGTGGCCCCCCTTGAGATTGATGGCCGAGGCAATGAAGGAGAACGACTATTAGCTGCTTACGCGGACGGCACCATGCGGCTGCCCAAGGCTCTGCGCAATCAAATCAAAAGGGTGATTGATCCCAAACACCCCAACCCCACCAACACCTTTCAAGTGGTGGGAGCTGAATTTGCTCAGCAATTAAACCGATTTTGCTATTGGAAAGGGCTCGTCGAAGCGCAACCTGAACTGTCTCCCTATGCACTAAGGCATGGATTTGCCTGGCGAGCCACGTTTGGAGCCAACCGAATGGCGGTCAGAGCAGCAGCAAAACTGCTCGGCCATGACGTGGCCACCCACCACCGGCACTACGGAGGCTGGATAAATCAAGAAGAAACACTCAAAGAAGTCGAGCGATTCAATAATCAGATCAACCACTAA
- a CDS encoding DUF3987 domain-containing protein, which produces MSEINKVVERHLTLAPAEVSAAGDAIQAQNALLIQRQHFSFEQLLPADLAAALELIQEPLPTDPLSAVLTLLCGYSGLLPLGMRVAASHQYSVPCNLFLANVAPSGVAKTAVKQRLIDDPAKELRLHYKLRHQNATERWREACKGVKKDERPPAPKPLFPHLQDYTPEALAIQLELHEADGMGLLIVRDEIAGLLQAVEADSKRGRGTGEAQLLELFDGTGTTSIRVDGGSRHYERSHVSLLGNIQPLKLKELVNGEDSTGKFARFLFNQLPVMPLALRDEDPSEQERHDHDKAQWLLKQCAERFHQLTPTSLELDQPARAHLNRWFHGHQIQAQLPGTASVKAALLGKTSGHALRLAGLFHLTAHLREPEQRLKININTMELATEIVDQLVEETLLFHQHQPTITTVLMERLHSYSWNGGQPKPLRWQEAKQKVCTTQALRDCGAKGFAEVVRQLETSGYGHCNDETPVTYIASKAMAA; this is translated from the coding sequence ATGAGTGAGATCAACAAGGTTGTTGAGCGTCATCTCACCTTGGCTCCCGCAGAGGTCAGCGCTGCTGGTGACGCCATCCAGGCCCAAAACGCACTGCTGATCCAACGTCAGCACTTCAGCTTTGAGCAGCTATTGCCAGCGGATCTTGCTGCTGCATTGGAACTCATCCAGGAACCGTTACCCACTGATCCACTGTCAGCTGTTTTGACGCTGCTCTGCGGCTACAGCGGTTTACTGCCGTTGGGCATGCGGGTGGCAGCGAGTCATCAGTACAGCGTTCCCTGCAACCTGTTCCTTGCCAACGTCGCCCCATCTGGGGTCGCCAAAACAGCGGTTAAGCAACGGCTAATTGATGACCCCGCCAAGGAGCTGAGGCTCCATTACAAGCTCCGCCATCAAAACGCCACCGAGCGTTGGCGGGAAGCTTGCAAAGGAGTGAAAAAAGACGAGCGCCCACCAGCACCAAAGCCCCTCTTTCCGCATTTGCAGGACTACACACCAGAAGCTTTGGCAATTCAGTTAGAGCTGCATGAAGCAGACGGGATGGGGCTGCTGATCGTGCGCGATGAGATTGCTGGTCTTCTGCAGGCCGTAGAAGCAGACAGCAAACGGGGTCGCGGCACCGGGGAAGCGCAATTGCTGGAGCTGTTCGATGGCACCGGCACCACCAGCATCCGAGTCGATGGGGGGTCACGCCATTACGAGCGCAGCCATGTGTCATTGCTCGGCAACATCCAACCGCTCAAGCTCAAGGAGCTGGTCAACGGTGAGGACAGCACCGGTAAGTTTGCACGCTTCCTGTTCAACCAACTTCCGGTGATGCCTTTGGCATTAAGGGATGAGGATCCAAGCGAGCAGGAGCGACATGACCACGACAAAGCCCAATGGCTCTTGAAGCAGTGTGCCGAGCGTTTCCATCAGCTCACGCCAACCTCGCTGGAATTAGATCAGCCAGCGCGAGCGCACCTGAACCGATGGTTTCACGGCCATCAGATCCAGGCGCAACTGCCGGGTACTGCGTCGGTCAAAGCAGCCTTACTGGGTAAAACCTCAGGCCACGCTCTGCGCTTAGCAGGGTTGTTCCACCTCACAGCCCATCTACGCGAACCCGAGCAAAGGCTCAAGATCAACATCAACACCATGGAGCTGGCCACTGAGATCGTGGATCAACTGGTAGAGGAAACGCTGCTGTTCCATCAGCACCAACCCACCATCACAACGGTGTTGATGGAGCGGCTGCACAGCTACAGCTGGAATGGCGGGCAGCCCAAGCCACTGCGATGGCAAGAGGCCAAGCAAAAGGTCTGCACCACCCAAGCCCTCCGGGATTGCGGGGCTAAGGGGTTTGCCGAGGTAGTTCGTCAGCTGGAAACCTCAGGTTACGGACACTGCAATGACGAGACCCCCGTTACCTACATCGCCTCCAAAGCGATGGCGGCCTAG
- a CDS encoding calcium-binding protein translates to MLNITKNGNGNVQGTNGNQSFYEDLNINISSSNDWGWAQAVGVTGVINLFASRLNINTHASGADPWAYGLSDALISATNQAAIINIDSSTLNNGWWDDPAYGSSNSTIQTGDYNDSIIINATASGEAWKESTALHGSHTSNEFSIDTAAGNDTVSLKASGASSLSYAILNASVNLGSGNDHITIDGDWSSSSIFGGAGEDVVQLKSTTGNASIEVTDWEEKSATITSDGRVLTVDGFERIILSNGSVFKFINDVFGNHSDDYISTGNSIDRIYASHGDDIVYSGDQDDEVYGEHGNDNLHGQNGDDQLYGGYGIDKLYGGTGDDIIDGGVGADYMSGGAGNDTYYVDNEGDVIDDRGLASDVDTVVLQGAERFTLGKGVEAATGNSSNNTLNGNSAHNTLEGGAGNDTLYGAAGNDTVNGGSGRDTASFSSRSNRINLNTTRWQNTGDGRDRLISIENVNAGTGNDKVTGSRTHNTLNGQNGNDWLYGNLGNDTINGGSGHDTAQFSSRSNRINLNTTRWQNTRDGRDRLISIENVNAGSGSDVITGNRASNTLNGQAGNDRLYGEGGNDLLIGGGGKDRVWGQGGRDTFRIQRGDGYTIIEDFNNGQDRIQLGTGASGLRMRNRGDDVFLYQRGDLMAIVEDAAGDLQRSDNYLV, encoded by the coding sequence ATGCTCAACATCACAAAGAATGGAAACGGAAATGTTCAAGGCACAAATGGAAATCAATCCTTTTATGAAGACTTGAACATCAACATCTCCTCATCCAATGACTGGGGCTGGGCTCAAGCCGTTGGAGTGACAGGAGTCATAAACCTATTCGCCTCTCGACTCAACATCAACACACACGCCTCAGGCGCAGATCCATGGGCATACGGATTAAGCGACGCGCTCATCAGCGCGACAAATCAAGCAGCGATTATCAACATTGACAGCTCAACGCTAAACAACGGCTGGTGGGACGACCCAGCCTACGGCTCATCCAATTCAACGATCCAAACCGGAGACTACAACGACTCCATCATCATCAACGCCACAGCCTCTGGCGAGGCGTGGAAAGAATCTACCGCTCTGCATGGAAGCCACACCTCTAATGAATTCTCCATTGACACAGCAGCAGGCAACGACACAGTCAGTTTAAAAGCGTCTGGAGCTAGCAGCCTTAGCTACGCAATACTAAACGCTTCAGTCAATCTCGGATCGGGCAATGACCACATCACAATTGATGGCGACTGGTCTAGCTCATCGATTTTTGGCGGCGCCGGCGAAGACGTTGTCCAACTAAAAAGCACAACAGGAAATGCCTCAATTGAGGTTACGGACTGGGAGGAGAAATCAGCAACAATCACCTCCGATGGAAGAGTACTGACAGTTGATGGATTTGAAAGGATAATCTTATCGAATGGCTCAGTATTCAAATTCATCAACGATGTCTTTGGGAACCATAGCGACGATTACATCTCAACGGGAAACAGTATTGATCGAATTTACGCAAGCCATGGCGATGACATTGTTTACTCAGGAGATCAAGATGACGAAGTTTATGGCGAGCATGGCAACGACAACTTGCACGGCCAGAATGGAGATGATCAACTATATGGAGGATATGGAATTGACAAGCTATATGGAGGAACAGGAGACGATATCATTGATGGCGGAGTAGGTGCTGACTACATGAGTGGCGGCGCAGGCAATGATACCTACTACGTTGATAATGAAGGAGATGTGATTGATGACCGCGGTCTAGCCTCGGATGTTGACACAGTGGTACTGCAAGGAGCAGAGCGATTTACTCTCGGCAAAGGGGTTGAAGCAGCTACAGGAAACAGCTCCAACAACACTCTCAATGGCAACTCCGCCCATAACACCCTTGAGGGTGGTGCTGGTAATGACACGCTTTACGGTGCAGCTGGTAATGACACCGTTAATGGTGGGTCAGGACGAGACACTGCATCGTTCTCTAGCCGCTCCAATCGCATCAATCTCAACACCACCCGCTGGCAAAACACTGGCGACGGCAGAGATCGACTCATCTCCATCGAAAATGTCAATGCTGGAACCGGCAACGACAAAGTCACTGGCAGCCGTACTCACAACACACTCAACGGGCAAAACGGTAACGATTGGCTTTACGGCAACCTCGGCAACGACACCATCAACGGCGGCTCAGGACATGACACCGCTCAGTTCTCTTCACGTTCCAATCGCATCAATCTCAACACCACCCGCTGGCAAAACACACGCGACGGGCGTGACCGACTTATCTCCATTGAAAACGTCAATGCTGGCTCCGGTAGCGATGTGATTACTGGCAACCGGGCGAGCAACACCCTTAACGGGCAAGCCGGCAATGACCGCCTCTACGGAGAAGGTGGCAACGATCTCCTCATCGGTGGTGGCGGCAAAGACCGCGTCTGGGGTCAGGGTGGTCGGGACACCTTCCGCATTCAGCGGGGTGACGGCTACACCATCATTGAAGACTTCAACAACGGCCAAGACCGCATTCAACTTGGTACAGGTGCATCAGGGCTCAGGATGCGTAACCGAGGTGATGACGTCTTCCTCTACCAACGTGGTGACCTCATGGCCATCGTTGAAGACGCAGCTGGTGACCTGCAAAGGAGTGATAATTACTTGGTCTGA
- a CDS encoding response regulator transcription factor → MEFSLRSAQIRSAFDQGKPLLAGKTAVACMGDLLTLASFSLVPVISETLIGAYTTQDEAADACHQKSPDLLFVTESLEQGYGLSLARHVKEYSPKTRTLVFLHRETQAVVREALDAFAEGVMFVSSLGKGVDGDFFRSLAAIAEGGNYYPKAVQTAAGYEGTQLLPELSDREMEVLKVLSCGMTNKEIADTLFVSAETVKTHVSSIIGKMGVKDRTQAVIKAIKAGI, encoded by the coding sequence ATGGAGTTTTCGCTTCGATCCGCTCAGATCCGCTCAGCCTTTGACCAGGGCAAGCCTCTCTTGGCTGGAAAGACGGCAGTGGCTTGTATGGGTGACCTCCTGACCCTTGCTTCTTTCAGTCTTGTTCCTGTCATCAGCGAAACCTTGATAGGGGCTTACACCACTCAAGATGAGGCAGCTGATGCTTGCCATCAGAAAAGCCCTGACCTCTTGTTCGTCACTGAAAGCCTTGAGCAGGGCTACGGTCTCAGCCTTGCTAGACACGTCAAGGAGTACAGCCCTAAGACAAGAACCTTGGTGTTCCTTCACCGAGAGACGCAGGCCGTTGTGAGAGAAGCACTCGATGCCTTCGCTGAGGGTGTGATGTTTGTCAGCTCTTTGGGAAAAGGGGTCGACGGTGACTTCTTTCGGTCTCTTGCAGCCATTGCCGAAGGCGGTAACTACTACCCAAAGGCCGTTCAGACGGCGGCGGGCTATGAGGGCACTCAGCTTTTGCCTGAATTGTCTGATCGAGAGATGGAGGTACTGAAAGTGCTCTCCTGCGGGATGACCAACAAGGAGATTGCTGACACTTTGTTTGTGAGCGCAGAGACAGTGAAAACTCACGTCAGTTCCATCATTGGAAAGATGGGCGTCAAAGACCGCACCCAGGCAGTGATTAAAGCGATTAAAGCTGGTATTTAA
- a CDS encoding Nif11-like leader peptide family natural product precursor, with protein sequence MSEEQLKAFLEAVKADASLQEKLKAASDADAVIAIAKAAGFAISADDLKKAQSEISDVELEGVAGGGRGCSQVCIGAAAGGIDVSY encoded by the coding sequence ATGTCAGAAGAGCAACTCAAAGCCTTCCTGGAAGCCGTTAAGGCAGACGCCTCACTGCAAGAGAAACTCAAAGCCGCTAGTGATGCCGATGCCGTTATCGCCATTGCCAAGGCTGCGGGTTTTGCCATTTCAGCTGATGACCTCAAGAAAGCTCAATCAGAGATCTCGGACGTAGAGCTGGAAGGCGTGGCTGGTGGTGGTCGGGGTTGCTCCCAAGTTTGTATTGGGGCTGCTGCTGGTGGTATTGATGTTTCCTACTAA
- a CDS encoding thermonuclease family protein, with product MVTGPVTLVSVGDGDTVRITDKAGNKVTIRLACSDAPETSQGNSGKWSTETLKGLIQGKPISLKPQVKDRYGRTVAEIYQGSTNVNLQMVKRGAAFAYRRYLKQCDSDAYLSAETTAMNRKLGVWGRYKEDLKPWDYRRSRRRK from the coding sequence ATGGTCACTGGTCCTGTCACTCTCGTATCGGTGGGAGATGGCGATACCGTTCGGATCACTGACAAGGCAGGCAACAAGGTCACCATCCGTCTGGCATGCAGCGATGCCCCAGAAACCAGCCAAGGAAACAGCGGCAAATGGTCTACCGAGACCTTGAAGGGACTGATTCAGGGCAAGCCCATCTCTCTAAAGCCACAGGTCAAAGACCGTTATGGACGCACCGTGGCTGAGATCTATCAAGGCTCGACCAACGTCAACCTACAAATGGTCAAGCGCGGTGCTGCCTTCGCGTATCGCAGGTACCTGAAACAGTGCGATTCGGATGCATATCTCTCAGCTGAAACTACTGCTATGAACAGGAAGCTCGGGGTGTGGGGTCGATACAAGGAGGACCTAAAGCCCTGGGACTACCGCCGTTCCCGCCGAAGGAAATGA
- a CDS encoding OmpA family protein, which yields MVKSNQSSEQQLRQWMGYTDILASSFLILMLVTVVSSLNNATNQKPPLIKLTEAQSFKFETGSYKLSQEFKNRLNRVTTNMVSDITKYRIDTIEVIGHTDGQPSPGISNLDIKLQNQFENGGELIDGLLTGSNVDLGLLRALSVAAFLREKLKHKEVVMPTILAYSASSLIDSNGKYQPADPSPQSQRRRIEIRFTRNQDLK from the coding sequence ATGGTTAAATCAAATCAGTCGAGTGAACAACAGCTCCGCCAATGGATGGGCTATACCGATATTCTCGCCAGCAGCTTTTTAATCCTAATGCTTGTTACAGTGGTATCTTCACTAAACAATGCAACCAACCAAAAGCCTCCGTTAATTAAACTAACTGAAGCCCAGTCCTTTAAATTCGAAACCGGTAGCTACAAGCTCTCTCAAGAATTCAAGAATAGATTAAATAGAGTAACAACAAATATGGTTAGTGACATAACAAAATATCGCATTGACACAATTGAAGTTATAGGTCATACAGACGGACAACCGTCACCTGGCATAAGTAATTTAGATATCAAGCTGCAAAACCAATTTGAAAATGGTGGAGAACTAATTGATGGATTATTAACAGGATCAAATGTTGATTTGGGCTTGCTGAGAGCATTATCAGTAGCAGCTTTCCTGAGGGAAAAATTAAAACACAAAGAAGTGGTGATGCCCACGATTCTTGCTTACTCAGCTTCAAGCCTTATTGATTCAAACGGGAAATATCAACCTGCTGATCCGTCGCCTCAAAGCCAAAGGCGACGGATTGAAATTCGTTTCACACGTAACCAAGATTTAAAATGA
- a CDS encoding TM2 domain-containing protein, with the protein MSPEQEKKETPLAYATWLLCLVGMCGMHRLYLNQTGLGLAMLFTFGFCGIGQFLDIFLIPHEVEQANKQKEDQALPKRSAKIEPRVLNKSASSPSQASPSTNLDKASMDELDNLMKEAENALEQTQSKPNDHHGS; encoded by the coding sequence TTGTCGCCTGAGCAAGAGAAGAAAGAAACTCCCTTGGCATATGCCACATGGTTGCTGTGTCTTGTTGGTATGTGTGGCATGCACAGGCTTTATCTCAACCAAACAGGACTGGGCCTGGCGATGCTGTTCACGTTTGGCTTTTGTGGAATTGGTCAGTTTCTTGACATCTTCCTGATCCCTCATGAAGTTGAGCAAGCCAACAAGCAGAAAGAAGATCAAGCATTACCCAAGCGGTCGGCTAAAATCGAACCAAGAGTGTTGAACAAATCAGCATCATCACCATCGCAGGCATCTCCATCCACCAATTTGGATAAGGCTTCCATGGATGAGTTAGATAACCTGATGAAGGAAGCTGAAAACGCTCTCGAGCAAACACAATCGAAACCGAACGATCACCATGGAAGCTGA
- a CDS encoding neutral zinc metallopeptidase gives MLPTATASLALSAVLIDLLCTVAVQAGWDIEHAGAVEDLLGDYIRTLPGGDTVELPRLFLYQGQAFSRACPQSGIDSPAYCPGDHTVYLEITLGNAVAEKFGDFGALSIIAHEFGHAYLFENNAHPPGKDGELAADAFAGGFARYVEAKGLLEAGDLDEARATFEAVGDYEVYHNDHHGTPMERRQAFNDGYLKGFRLPGDRQETPRQAPEPSVTPPASQPSVPPSSNPAGAAAPPIPVLGLGLAGIMTVIMVATIVMMVNRAGEDEF, from the coding sequence ATGTTACCCACAGCTACTGCAAGCCTTGCTCTTTCTGCCGTCCTGATTGACCTTTTATGCACAGTCGCTGTTCAGGCGGGATGGGACATTGAGCACGCAGGGGCTGTTGAAGACCTTCTTGGCGACTACATCAGAACCCTTCCAGGGGGAGACACCGTGGAGTTGCCCCGCTTGTTTCTATATCAAGGCCAAGCCTTCTCGCGGGCATGTCCACAGTCAGGCATTGATTCTCCGGCTTACTGCCCAGGTGATCACACGGTTTATCTGGAAATCACGCTCGGTAATGCCGTAGCTGAGAAATTTGGAGACTTTGGAGCCCTCTCCATTATTGCTCATGAATTCGGACACGCCTATTTGTTTGAAAACAACGCTCATCCACCAGGGAAGGATGGTGAACTCGCCGCTGATGCCTTCGCTGGGGGCTTTGCTCGTTATGTCGAAGCCAAAGGGCTGTTGGAAGCAGGAGATTTAGACGAAGCCCGCGCCACCTTTGAAGCCGTTGGAGATTATGAGGTGTATCACAATGATCATCACGGCACTCCAATGGAGCGGCGCCAAGCATTCAACGACGGCTATCTGAAAGGTTTTCGCCTGCCTGGGGACCGGCAAGAAACGCCTCGCCAAGCCCCTGAACCCAGCGTTACTCCGCCGGCATCACAGCCTTCTGTTCCACCCAGCTCAAACCCAGCGGGTGCTGCGGCGCCACCCATACCAGTGCTTGGCCTGGGTCTCGCAGGGATCATGACCGTGATCATGGTTGCGACCATCGTGATGATGGTGAATCGAGCCGGTGAGGATGAGTTCTGA